One window from the genome of Gemmatimonadaceae bacterium encodes:
- a CDS encoding polysaccharide deacetylase family protein has translation MNRPRPTSLGFSLAAALVVVVSVMLTLRRGDAATRPEPARFSGSRVVQRMPSLLADSRLPSRVVVDVLRDESAASFYSAAGALDSITGTWRAALSAAGAEARIVTAGEASTDRTARVLVIPSSPCLTVQAHEAIDGFAARGAGVIITGLTGVYDAGCRPIGYGLIVGSTGAARADTLDSRPMAYVTIPAGSPLTVDIPPGSRIDLNPGRQVALRLPQRDAFFSDYALQPQPAGNLPLLDVAITHAPLGKGRLVYWGFELRDVVHLPWDRALSALLVRNSVAWVAGLPLGSIEPWPKGRIAAAAIAQDVEAGFPNAQYALDSLEAAHVRSTFFLTSDLARSYPRLSRDLANAGEVGSHTENHRLLGGLPLANQQARLETSEHDLARLLGLPVDGLRPPQEQFDVATMSAWLALGGRYLFGANDSRSVSPELLPVGRDTLVLIGRVGSDDFAAAAAAHNDATATARLLLDEYARYRALGGLYALSYHSQLLAGPNLVPALARVARTLAADTVVWLATTGEIADWWRVRAQLDARVSSRADGFDVTVRNRGERLVGGAVVRVDFPSSRPLGMATAALLRSSQGSARLLLPPIPGKTTRTYHVYYAGARPTAARSRARVRATPRKHKRFWWLPF, from the coding sequence ATGAATCGCCCGCGCCCGACGTCCCTTGGCTTCTCGCTCGCGGCGGCGCTCGTCGTCGTCGTGTCGGTCATGCTGACGCTGCGCCGGGGAGACGCCGCGACACGCCCGGAGCCAGCGCGCTTTTCCGGTTCCCGCGTCGTACAGCGAATGCCATCGCTCCTCGCCGACTCCCGTCTGCCGTCCCGGGTAGTCGTTGACGTGCTGCGTGACGAGTCCGCAGCGTCTTTTTATAGCGCAGCTGGAGCCCTCGATTCGATTACCGGCACTTGGCGAGCCGCGCTCTCGGCCGCAGGTGCTGAAGCACGCATCGTGACCGCCGGCGAGGCGAGTACCGATCGCACCGCTCGGGTTCTCGTCATCCCCTCCTCACCATGCCTAACGGTGCAGGCTCATGAGGCGATCGATGGCTTTGCTGCTCGAGGCGCGGGCGTCATCATCACGGGCCTCACCGGCGTCTACGACGCCGGCTGTCGGCCGATCGGATATGGACTGATCGTTGGCTCGACCGGCGCCGCCCGCGCCGACACGCTCGACTCGCGCCCGATGGCGTACGTAACGATCCCCGCTGGCAGCCCGCTCACGGTCGACATTCCGCCCGGCTCCCGAATCGATCTCAACCCGGGTCGACAGGTCGCGCTGCGCCTGCCGCAGCGCGACGCATTCTTCTCGGACTACGCCCTACAGCCGCAACCCGCAGGCAACCTGCCGCTGCTCGACGTCGCCATCACGCACGCACCGTTAGGTAAAGGGCGGCTCGTCTACTGGGGCTTCGAGCTGCGCGACGTCGTGCATTTGCCCTGGGACCGCGCGCTGAGTGCACTCCTCGTCCGCAACAGCGTCGCGTGGGTGGCTGGCCTGCCGCTCGGCAGCATCGAGCCCTGGCCGAAGGGGCGAATCGCCGCCGCCGCAATCGCTCAGGACGTCGAGGCCGGCTTTCCCAATGCGCAGTACGCACTCGATTCACTCGAGGCGGCCCATGTCCGCTCGACGTTCTTTCTCACGTCGGATCTCGCGCGTAGCTATCCCAGACTGTCGCGCGACCTTGCCAACGCTGGCGAAGTTGGAAGTCACACCGAAAATCATCGCTTGTTAGGCGGGCTGCCGCTCGCGAACCAGCAGGCTCGCCTCGAAACGTCGGAGCACGATCTCGCGCGGCTCCTTGGGCTGCCCGTCGACGGCTTGCGCCCACCGCAGGAACAGTTCGACGTCGCGACCATGAGCGCATGGCTCGCCCTCGGCGGCCGATATCTCTTCGGCGCCAACGATTCGCGCTCGGTCTCGCCGGAGTTGCTTCCGGTCGGACGTGATACGCTCGTGCTGATTGGCCGGGTGGGTAGCGACGACTTTGCTGCCGCGGCGGCCGCGCATAACGATGCGACCGCGACCGCGAGATTGCTGCTCGACGAGTATGCGCGGTACCGTGCTCTCGGCGGTCTCTATGCGCTCAGCTATCACTCCCAGTTGCTCGCCGGACCCAATCTCGTCCCGGCGCTCGCGCGTGTTGCGCGCACGCTCGCGGCCGACACGGTGGTCTGGCTCGCGACCACCGGTGAGATCGCCGATTGGTGGCGCGTCCGCGCTCAGCTCGATGCACGCGTATCATCACGTGCCGACGGTTTCGATGTCACCGTCCGCAATCGCGGCGAGCGTCTCGTTGGCGGTGCGGTCGTTCGCGTTGATTTCCCCTCGTCGCGCCCGTTGGGCATGGCGACGGCGGCACTCCTTCGCTCGAGCCAGGGCTCGGCGCGATTGTTGTTGCCGCCCATTCCGGGGAAGACGACGCGGACGTACCACGTGTACTACGCCGGC
- a CDS encoding tetratricopeptide repeat protein, whose product MRLAVRAALIGLGLCVAASPVHAQRTNRGRRAPSSQGSATVRAELATVLLQSGRYDEAAREFRQLLSRDPSSFEYRLGLAHALAWGNHPHEAEPELVQLLAKRPATPGLDSLLRAVRDAYDPRAVDAAQWVASDPWYAPYRLALARALAREGMSRLAIAHYDTLLARPTTDHIPDRGALLREMADAYVVAGDRLGGVDKLRAALALAPTDTALRHTIASMLADARRNADARAQYDTLLVEAPTGPLLLERARLRLALGDRAGADSDLWASAKLQPTADAYRLLGDLLRERGDYRGARSMYAAARQGASRDQRTAVAEALAQLDREERPAMLAPSIGDDPGWRLSEDAAADNLGVAYSVLRLARTIPLTEATRVTLGGDWRELSQHTTAHRVDASGFGGTIGAWQEAGYGPVLGRLEVEGGGVQHPSVGTLGEGRAALSAWLFAWQSTLELATMPAYPSLFSIDALLPAAGGPPLTERDAAVTLGGPIGPLDVGLRWERSIVSDGNRRLTIDGYARYPLGGNLFAVYSGNGVAFADRSVLYWDPEQYSAQGAGLEYAVRQARGLSFSARVLPSYAWSDESAIIPSPDGSITRGPLSRHTAKQIAASAEAGYRVHGWEAAGAVSYGRGRAGDYQRFGASITVRMGS is encoded by the coding sequence CGGTCCTGCTCCAATCTGGGCGCTATGACGAGGCCGCCCGTGAGTTCCGGCAGTTGCTGTCGCGCGACCCATCGAGTTTCGAATATCGGCTTGGTCTCGCGCACGCCCTCGCGTGGGGAAATCATCCGCACGAGGCCGAACCCGAGCTCGTGCAGCTCCTCGCAAAGCGTCCGGCTACTCCCGGGCTCGACTCACTCTTGCGCGCCGTCCGCGATGCGTACGATCCGCGCGCCGTCGATGCGGCGCAGTGGGTCGCAAGCGATCCGTGGTACGCGCCCTATCGACTCGCTCTCGCGCGTGCCCTCGCGCGCGAGGGAATGTCTCGCTTGGCGATCGCGCATTACGACACGCTGCTCGCGCGTCCAACGACGGACCACATTCCCGACCGCGGCGCGCTCCTGCGTGAGATGGCGGACGCGTACGTCGTCGCAGGTGATCGGCTCGGTGGCGTGGACAAACTGCGCGCCGCGTTGGCGCTTGCTCCCACGGATACGGCGCTGCGTCACACGATTGCATCGATGCTCGCCGACGCGCGGCGCAACGCGGATGCCCGCGCACAGTACGACACGCTGCTCGTTGAGGCACCCACCGGCCCGCTGCTGCTCGAGCGGGCGCGTCTTCGTCTCGCGTTAGGCGATCGCGCCGGTGCCGATTCCGATCTCTGGGCATCGGCGAAGCTGCAGCCGACCGCCGATGCGTATCGCTTGCTTGGTGACCTGCTCCGCGAGCGTGGCGACTACCGCGGTGCGCGCTCGATGTACGCCGCCGCGCGCCAGGGTGCTTCGCGCGATCAGCGTACGGCCGTGGCCGAGGCTCTCGCGCAGCTCGACCGCGAAGAGCGGCCGGCGATGCTCGCACCGTCGATCGGCGACGATCCGGGCTGGCGGCTGTCCGAGGACGCCGCCGCCGACAACCTCGGTGTCGCCTACTCCGTCCTTCGCCTCGCACGCACCATCCCGCTCACCGAGGCGACGCGGGTGACGTTAGGCGGCGACTGGCGCGAGTTGTCCCAGCACACGACGGCGCATCGGGTCGACGCGAGCGGCTTCGGCGGAACGATCGGCGCATGGCAGGAAGCTGGCTATGGCCCGGTGCTCGGGCGCCTCGAGGTCGAGGGCGGCGGGGTGCAGCATCCGAGTGTCGGCACGTTGGGCGAGGGAAGAGCGGCGCTCTCAGCGTGGCTTTTCGCCTGGCAATCGACGCTGGAGCTCGCGACCATGCCGGCGTACCCGTCGCTCTTTTCGATCGATGCGCTCCTCCCCGCAGCCGGCGGGCCGCCACTCACCGAGCGCGATGCCGCGGTCACGCTGGGCGGACCAATCGGTCCGCTCGACGTCGGCCTGCGATGGGAACGCTCCATCGTCAGCGACGGTAATCGTCGCCTAACGATCGATGGCTACGCGCGCTATCCACTCGGTGGGAATCTGTTCGCGGTGTATTCGGGGAATGGCGTTGCCTTCGCCGATCGCAGCGTGTTGTACTGGGATCCCGAGCAGTATTCGGCTCAAGGCGCCGGGCTCGAATACGCCGTTAGGCAGGCGCGCGGGTTGTCCTTCTCGGCGCGCGTGTTGCCGAGTTACGCCTGGAGCGACGAGTCCGCCATCATACCGTCGCCGGACGGTTCGATCACGCGCGGCCCCCTCAGCCGGCACACGGCCAAGCAGATCGCCGCCTCTGCCGAGGCGGGCTACCGAGTCCACGGCTGGGAAGCAGCGGGGGCGGTAAGCTACGGTCGCGGGCGCGCCGGCGATTATCAGCGCTTCGGCGCGTCGATCACTGTTCGGATGGGGAGCTGA
- a CDS encoding glycosyltransferase encodes MQTTALQIAIAFVLTFLVVLIVRYVLLLWLSYLQHIENRGRDAECTHQPPVTILVPVFNEEAVIAPALRSLLELRYPVFHVIVIDDGSSDRTFERASAVAGQYGESTIRVVRKNNGGKAAALNTGMTLATTEFVLCMDGDSRLHPDTLRFAMRHFIDPRVGAVAGNVKVVNRQNLWTKLQALEYVEGLNTARRAQGFLRVVNIIPGPIGVFRRDALLRAGGYDTDTFAEDADLTLKLLTAGWHVAYEERAIAYTEAPEHFLDLVQQRYRWTRGILQALRKRASWLRAPQRGVALWLSLLVMLFEAVVWPTMNVVGNLLFTVAALSAGAASGVLYWWALLTMLDVAAALYAVGMEGEDLRLIPYAVGYRFFFITMIDVAKLLATAEEVARVRMTWGKLERAGRL; translated from the coding sequence ATGCAGACGACCGCGCTCCAAATAGCGATCGCGTTTGTGTTGACGTTTCTTGTCGTCCTCATCGTCCGCTACGTGCTGCTGTTGTGGTTGAGCTATTTGCAACATATCGAGAATCGCGGTCGTGACGCGGAGTGCACGCACCAACCACCCGTGACGATCCTCGTCCCCGTGTTCAACGAAGAGGCGGTGATTGCGCCTGCGCTGCGCAGTCTTCTCGAGCTTCGGTATCCGGTTTTTCACGTCATCGTCATCGACGACGGCTCGAGCGATCGCACCTTCGAGCGCGCGTCGGCAGTCGCCGGCCAGTACGGTGAATCGACGATTCGAGTCGTTCGCAAGAACAACGGTGGCAAGGCCGCCGCGCTGAACACCGGCATGACGCTCGCGACCACAGAGTTCGTTCTGTGCATGGACGGCGACTCTCGCCTCCATCCGGACACGCTGCGCTTTGCGATGCGGCACTTCATCGACCCGCGCGTCGGCGCGGTTGCGGGAAACGTGAAGGTGGTCAATCGCCAGAACCTCTGGACGAAGCTGCAGGCGCTCGAGTACGTCGAAGGGCTCAATACGGCTCGGCGCGCTCAGGGCTTCCTGCGCGTCGTGAACATCATTCCCGGGCCGATCGGCGTGTTTCGTCGCGACGCGCTGTTGCGCGCCGGCGGATACGACACCGACACATTCGCCGAGGACGCCGATCTTACGCTCAAGCTGCTCACGGCCGGCTGGCACGTCGCCTACGAGGAGCGCGCCATCGCGTACACGGAAGCGCCGGAGCACTTCCTCGATCTCGTGCAGCAGCGCTACCGCTGGACGCGCGGTATCCTGCAGGCGTTGCGCAAGCGCGCATCATGGCTCCGTGCTCCACAACGAGGCGTGGCGCTCTGGCTTTCACTGCTCGTTATGCTCTTCGAGGCAGTCGTCTGGCCGACGATGAACGTGGTCGGCAACCTGCTCTTCACGGTGGCAGCGCTCTCTGCCGGCGCGGCGTCGGGCGTGCTCTACTGGTGGGCGTTGCTCACCATGCTCGACGTCGCCGCGGCACTCTACGCGGTCGGCATGGAAGGAGAGGATTTGCGGCTGATCCCGTACGCCGTTGGCTATCGATTCTTTTTCATAACGATGATCGACGTCGCGAAGCTCCTCGCGACGGCGGAAGAAGTTGCTCGCGTACGCATGACATGGGGGAAACTCGAACGTGCAGGCCGCTTGTGA